The following proteins are encoded in a genomic region of Brachypodium distachyon strain Bd21 chromosome 1, Brachypodium_distachyon_v3.0, whole genome shotgun sequence:
- the LOC100845422 gene encoding DIMBOA UDP-glucosyltransferase BX9 → MASVQQEEPANCDGRARRVLLFPLPFQGHINPMLQLADVLHGRGLAVTILHTGFNALDPALHPEFTFVPVPDGIPADVAASGSIISIILAMNAAMEASGAVRDVLASVLADDGQPPAACLFIDANLLAVQKAAAALGLPTLVLRTGSAACFSCFLAYPMLHENGYLPPKEAELYTPVKQLPPLRVRDLFLSSSNNHEMVRKVLARATETVRNSSGLVINTFDALETAELERIRGELDVAVVLAAGPLHMLSARSTGSTLLSEDRSCIEWLDAQATGSVLYVSFGSLASMDAGELSEVAWGLANSGQPFLWVVRRDLVRGSQHGSDLPEGFDRAVEGRGKVIRWAPQQEVLAHPAVGGFWTHNGWNSTLESIAQGLPMICRPQFADQMMNTRYVEAAWGIGFELEGELERGKIEKAIRKLMEEKQGEVMREKAKELKEKVVSCLGSGGSSLLAVDKLIDHILSL, encoded by the exons ATGGCCAGTGTCCAGCAGGAAGAACCAGCCAATTGCGATGGACGCGCGCGCCGGGTGCTGCTGTTCCCGCTGCCGTTCCAGGGCCACATCAACCCGATGCTGCAGCTCGCCGACGTGCTCCACGGCCGCGGCCTCGCCGTCACCATCCTCCACACCGGCTTCAACGCGCTGGATCCGGCGCTCCACCCGGAGTTCACCTTCGTCCCCGTGCCCGATGGCATCCCCGCGGACGTCGCCGCGTCCGGGAGCATCATCTCCATCATCCTCGCCATGAACGCCGCCATGGAGGCGTCGGGAGCCGTCCGCGACGTCCTGGCGTCCGTGCTCGCCGACGACGGGCAGCCCCCCGCCGCGTGCCTCTTCATCGACGCCAACCTCCTCGCCGTGCagaaggccgccgcggcgctcgGGCTCCCGACGCTGGTGCTGCGCACCGGCAGCGCGGCGTGCTTCAGCTGCTTCCTCGCGTACCCCATGCTCCACGAAAACGGCTATCTGCCTCCCAAAG AAGCGGAGCTCTACACGCCGGTGAagcagctgccgccgctgcgtGTAAGGGACCTGTTCCtctccagcagcaacaaccacGAAATGGTGCGCAAAGTCCTGGCCAGAGCCACCGAGACGGTGAGGAACTCCTCCGGCCTGGTGATCAACACGTTCGACGCCCTCGAAACAGCTGAGCTCGAAAGGATCCGCGGCGAGCTGGACGTCGCCGTCGTGCTCGCGGCCGGGCCCCTCCACATGCTGTCCGCAAGGAGCACGGGGAGCACGCTGCTGAGCGAGGACCGTAGCTGCATCGAGTGGCTGGACGCGCAGGCCACGGGGTCCGTGCTGTACGTGAGCTTCGGGAGCCTGGCATccatggacgccggcgagctctcGGAGGTGGCCTGGGGTTTGGCCAACAGCGGCCAGCCCTTTCTGTGGGTCGTACGGCGGGATCTTGTGCGGGGATCGCAGCACGGATCGGATCTGCCGGAAGGGTTTGACCGTGCGGTGGAGGGGAGGGGGAAGGTGATCCGGTGGGCCCCGCAGCAGGAGGTGCTGGCCCACCCTGCAGTGGGTGGGTTCTGGACCCACAACGGGTGGAACTCGACGCTGGAGAGCATCGCCCAGGGTCTCCCCATGATTTGCAGGCCTCAGTTCGCGGACCAGATGATGAACACGAGGTACGTGGAGGCGGCCTGGGGTATCGGGTTCGAGCTGGAGGGTGAGCTCGAGAGAGGAAAGATCGAGAAGGCGATTCGTAAGCTGATGGAAGAGAAGCAGGGGGAGGTGATGAGAGAAAAGGCAAAAGAGCTAAAGGAAAAGGTCGTGTCGTGCTTGGGGAGTGGCGGATCTTCTCTGTTGGCCGTCGATAAATTGATCGATCATATCCTATCTCTGTAA
- the LOC100830893 gene encoding DIMBOA UDP-glucosyltransferase BX8 yields MISMGTEGNLRRRVLVFPLPYQGHLNPMFQLAGLLHARGFAITVFHAHFNAPDPSGHPAFDFIPVPDGMPAGNPESVEVTVEHIFTVNRACEAPFRERLAALLDAPGRRAEVACLVADAHLLTLVNVAQQLGVPTLALRTGSAACFRNFMAYPMLCDKGYLPAQESRLDEPVGELPPYRVRDLMAIGNGGVVHDMARRLMARAVEAVRASAGFILNTFDALEADDLATTRRDLALPVFDIGPLHKISPAASSSLLTQDPGCLEWLDAQAPASVLYISFGSLANMSGAELAETAWGIADSGQPFLWVLRRDLVRGAAEAALPAGFDEATRGRGKIVGWAPQEDVLALAAVGGFWTHCGWNSTLESACGGVPMLCRPCFGDQMGNARYVEHVWRAGITLDGELVRGKVEAAIRRLMRSKEGDEMRERARELKSRADEAIAEDGSSRRSIDKLVDHILSL; encoded by the exons ATGATTTCCATGGGCACGGAAGGGAacctgcgccgccgcgtgctAGTCTTCCCTCTCCCGTACCAAGGCCACCTGAACCCCATGTTCCAGCTCGCAGGCCTCCTCCACGCGCGGGGCTTCGCCATCACCGTCTTCCACGCCCACTTCAACGCGCCCGACCCGTCCGGCCACCCGGCCTTCGACTTCATCCCCGTCCCCGACGGCATGCCCGCGGGCAACCCCGAGTCGGTTGAGGTGACCGTGGAGCACATCTTCACCGTGAACCGCGCCTGCGAGGCGCCCTTCCGCGAGCGCCTGGCCGCCCTTCTGGACGCGCCGGGCCGCAGGGCCGAGGTCGCGTGCCTCGTCGCCGACGCGCACCTGCTGACGCTCGTGAACGTTGCCCAGCAGCTAGGCGTCCCGACGCTGGCGCTCCGCACCGGCAGCGCCGCCTGCTTCCGCAACTTCATGGCCTACCCCATGCTCTGCGACAAGGGCTACCTCCCAGCTCAAG AGTCGCGGCTGGACGAGCCGGtgggcgagctgccgccgtACCGCGTGCGGGACCTGATGGCCATCGGCAACGGCGGCGTGGTGCACGATATGGCGCGCAGGCTGATGGCCCGGGCGGTGGAGGCCGTGAGAGCCTCTGCCGGGTTCATCCTCAACACCTTCGACGCGCTCGAGGCCGACGACCTGGCCACGACGCGGCGGGACCTGGCGCTCCCCGTCTTCGACATCGGCCCGCTCCACAAGATCTCGCCCGCGGCGTCCAGCAGCCTGCTAACGCAAGACCCCGGCTGCCTGGAGTGGCTGGACGCGCAGGCCCCGGCGTCCGTGCTCTACATCAGCTTCGGCAGCCTGGCCAACATGAGCGGCGCGGAACTCGCCGAGACGGCGTGGGGCATCGCCGACAGCGGGCAGCCGTTCCTCTGGGTCCTCCGCAGGGACCTCGTCCGCGGCGCTGCGGAGGCCGCGCTCCCGGCAGGATTCGACGAGGCGACACGCGGCAGGGGGAAGATCGTGGGCTGGGCGCCGCAGGAGGACGTcctggcgctcgccgccgtcggcgggTTCTGGACGCACTGCGGGTGGAACTCGACGCTGGAGAGCGCGTGCGGGGGCGTGCCCATGCTCTGCCGGCCCTGCTTCGGCGACCAGATGGGCAACGCCAGGTACGTCGAGCACGTGTGGCGCGCCGGGATCACGCTGGACGGGGAGCTCGTCAGGGGCAAGGTGGAGGCGGCCATCCGGAGGCTGATGCGGAGCAAGGAAGGAGACGAGATGAGGGAGCGTGCTCGGGAGCTCAAGAGCAGAGCGGATGAGGCCATCGCCGAGGATGGGTCTTCTCGGCGCAGCATCGACAAGTTGGTCGATCACATTCTGTCCCTGTAG
- the LOC100831203 gene encoding UDP-glycosyltransferase 76B1 translates to MASAAEKAPAIASSGSGVVLMFPLPFQGHLNPMLQLADVLRSRGFAITVFHAAFNIPDPERAGGCRFVPVGSEVPVGDLIPTGSDADFAGAILRINERLQGPFQDALREVLLEEEEEGKAPRPVCLVVDSNFRGMQAVAQGFGVPTLVLRTGGAACLVAYMSFHALCDKGVLPPPPSQDQSQLDMPLDDLPPLLLRDMVFSATTPHETMSTCLERILESARSSSGVIVNTFADLEGAELRKIADGVSAPVFAIGPLHRISSGADSSLLIQDRSCLDWLDKQEAGSVLYVSFGSLASMNQEELVETAWGLANSGAPFLWVIRPDLVQGSQKVSTLPGGFEEETRGRGMVVSWAPQQEVLEHSSVGGFWTHNGWNSTLESICEGVPMICRPHFADQMINARYVQEVWRTGFELEGKLERAKIERAVRKLVFEEEGLEMKRRAKDLKNKARRCIEKGGSSEIAIDSLVNCIMSF, encoded by the exons ATGGCCAGCGCCGCGGAGAAGGCCCCGGCAATTGCAAGCTCCGGGTCCGGCGTCGTGCTGATGTTCCCGCTGCCGTTCCAGGGCCACCTGAACCCGATGCTGCAGCTCGCCGACGTGCTCCGCTCCCGGGGCTTCGCCATCACCGTCTTCCACGCCGCCTTCAACATCCCGGACCCCGAGCGCGCGGGCGGCTGCCGCTTCGTCCCCGTGGGCAGCGAGGTCCCGGTCGGCGACCTCATCCCCACCGGGAGCGACGCCGACTTCGCCGGCGCGATCCTGCGGATCAACGAGCGGCTGCAGGGGCCGTTCCAGGACGCCCTTCGCGaggtgctgctggaggaggaagaagaggggaaAGCGCCGCGGCCGGTGTGCCTGGTGGTGGACTCCAACTTCCGGGGGATGCAGGCGGTGGCCCAGGGGTTTGGCGTGCCGACGCTGGTGCTGCGCACGGGCGGCGCCGCTTGCCTCGTGGCGTACATGTCCTTCCACGCGCTCTGCGACAAGGGCgtcctcccgccgccaccgtctcAAG ATCAGTCGCAACTGGACATGCCCTTGGATGATCTCCCACCGCTCCTGCTGCGAGACATGGTGTTCTCAGCTACAACACCACACGAGACGATGTCGACCTGCCTAGAACGCATCCTAGAGTCAGCCAGGTCTTCTTCCGGCGTCATCGTCAACACATTCGCCGACCTCGAAGGCGCCGAGCTCCGGAAGATCGCCGACGGCGTGAGCGCCCCCGTGTTCGCGATCGGTCCGCTCCACAGGATATCTTCAGGCGCAGACAGCAGCCTGCTGATTCAAGACCGGAGCTGCTTGGATTGGCTGGACAAACAGGAGGCAGGGTCTGTTCTCTACGTGAGCTTTGGGAGCTTGGCGTCCATGAACCAGGAAGAGCTCGTGGAGACTGCGTGGGGCCTGGCCAACAGCGGCGCGCCGTTTCTTTGGGTGATCAGGCCGGACCTGGTTCAGGGTTCACAGAAGGTTAGTACCCTGCCTGGCGGATTCGAGGAAGAGACACGTGGCAGGGGAATGGTGGTGAGCTGGGCACCACAGCAAGAGGTTCTTGAGCACAGCTCGGTCGGCGGCTTCTGGACCCACAATGGGTGGAACTCGACGCTGGAGAGCATCTGTGAGGGCGTCCCGATGATCTGCAGGCCCCACTTCGCCGACCAGATGATCAACGCGAGGTATGTTCAGGAGGTATGGAGGACGGGGTTTGAGTTGGAGGGCAAGTTAGAAAGGGCCAAGATTGAGAGGGCTGTCAGAAAGCTGGTGTTTGAGGAGGAAGGTTTGGAGATGAAGCGAAGGGCAAAGGATCTGAAGAACAAAGCAAGAAGGTGTATCGAGAAAGGAGGCTCCTCAGAAATTGCAATTGACTCGTTGGTCAACTGCATAATGTCATTTTGA
- the LOC100846335 gene encoding uncharacterized protein LOC100846335 — translation MEHGDTATGGGGGGGGTSIQVTALDGIVNVNSLFTLAAFLGLAWRPSSDGPGLADGADHLGACAAGDRIESDLVSFHVLAFACFLFSSLVALCLKQIVRTFPHYRRSAAAVSWTARINRAALRVGILASAVGSVCGCGFLMMALVNVVQVKLGRLGCGAGGNAAWGAVIPLVTLVPAAMLIYIGIVFYAFTR, via the coding sequence ATGGAACACGGCGACACcgcgaccggcggcggcggcggcggtggggggaCGAGCATCCAGGTCACGGCCCTGGACGGCATCGTGAACGTGAACTCGCTCTTCACCCTCGCCGCCTTCCTGGGCCTGGCGTGGCGCCCCTCCTCCGACGGGCCGGGCCTCGCCGACGGCGCCGACCACCTGGGCGCCTGCGCCGCGGGGGACCGCATCGAGTCCGACCTCGTCTCCTTCCACGTCCTCGCCTTCGCctgcttcctcttctccagCCTCGTCGCGCTCTGCCTCAAGCAGATCGTCCGCACCTTCCCCCACTAccgccgctccgccgccgccgtcagctGGACGGCCCGGATCAACCGGGCGGCGCTCCGGGTCGGGATCCTGGCGTCCGCGGTGGGGTCCGTGTGCGGCTGCGGATTCCTCATGATGGCCCTCGTCAACGTGGTGCAGGTGAAGCTCGGCCGCCTcggctgcggcgccggcggcaacgcGGCCTGGGGCGCCGTCATCCCGCTTGTCACTCTCGTGCCGGCCGCCATGCTTATCTACATCGGCATCGTCTTCTACGCCTTCACccgctag